From Apium graveolens cultivar Ventura unplaced genomic scaffold, ASM990537v1 ctg1886, whole genome shotgun sequence:
TGAAAGGGAGGTCGATGATATCGTGTTTAAAGAGAATGATGCAAAATGGGTGCATTACCCTCATACCGATGCCCTagtcataaaaatgaagattgggacggtgaatgttcaccgagcaatggtggacaccgggagctcggctgatgttttgacttatgatgcctacaaaaaactgggattattggatagagaattaacctcaacaggtGGGCACCTGTACGGGTTCACGGGAGACTCGATCGGAATGAAAGGGACAATTCGGCTCCCGGTGACCATAGGAGAGGAGCCTCATGTGGCCACCCAGATCGCTATGTTTACAGTTGTAGACCAGCCTTGTGCCTACAATGTTATAGTGGGCAGACCCCTtatgagggcaatgaggatggtgacctcgatcCATCATATGACGATAAAATTCCCAACCCTCACGGGGGTAGGCATCTTGAAGAGCTGTCAATACGAATCCAGGGCCTGCTACAACCAGGCACTCAAAGCGGCCGAGTCAAGAAATGCCTCAAGGGAGATAGCTGAAGCAGGTGAGTGCGACATCCCCATGGAAGAGGCAGAGGGCAGGAAAAGAATACGTCATGAGGGCCACGAGACTTGTAATTTGATTTCAATTGAGGAGTTGCCCGAGAACTACTTCGAGCACATGGGAATTCATGTGGAACCACGCCCAGGGGCCTTACTAATGGAAGCATCTCAGCCCATCATGTTGATACAAGAGGGGATTGTAGAGGAagcaagtgatgaagaagagagcccAGAACAAATCACTGCAAGACTTAGGAGAGGGAAGTGGGCACACAAAGAAACAACAATCACTATGGACCCACCCGATGGAATCACTCGAACTGTAACTGTAACCTCTGAACGCTTGATAAACCCGACCCAAGCTCACCAGACCGAGCTCAAGGATGCGGAAGGTTTGGAAATCACGGAAATGGAAAAAACTAGCGAGGCTCGAGAAGATTTAGACCCGAGAATGCCCCCAATGGTCGAGAGGGCCGGGGCCGCAGAGGACACAATCCCGATCTTAGTAGACCCAAATGATCCCTCCAAGGTACTCAGAATAGGCTCTAACCTAAGTCCTGACTTGAGAGAGGATCTAGCCCGCTTCCTAAGGGAGaatttggatgtctttgcatggtcacactccgatatgatagggattgacccaaatgtcatgtgccaccggctcaacttggacccgaaaaagaagggggttaggcaaaagagacggccgattagtggagagagggcagaggccctcagagaagaagtggatagattaatggaggcaggacttgtgaaagaagccttctaccccgtgtggctggccaaccctgtgcttgtcaagaagcccaatggcaagtggaggacatgtgtagacttcaccgacctgaacaaagcttgcccgaaggacagctttcctctaccccgaatcgaccagctggttgattccacggctgggcacgcgctgcttagttttatggatgcttattcgggatataaccaaatccccatgtatgggccagatcaggagcacacctcatttattactgatcggggcctttactgctacatcgggatgcccttcgggctccctaatgcgggggcaacctatcagaggctggtgaataagatgttcaaacatcaatcggggaagactatggaggcctatgtagacgacatgctggtgaaatcgaaagaagcgagggatcatgtccgccacatggcagaaatgttccagatcctaagggagtacagaatgaagctcaacccccagaaatgtgtgtttggggttgaatcggggaagtttttgggatttattgtcaACCATAGAGGCATTGAGGCCAACCCAGCCAAGATACAAGCCCTACTCGGGATGAGATCCCCTCGACGGGTGAAGGATGTTCAAAGCTTAACGGGACGAGTGGCTGCCTTAAACCGCTTCGTCTCAAAATCCTCCGATAAATGCCAAGAGTTCTTCAAAGCAATCAAAGGAGTGGGGAGGAACTTTAAGTGGACCGAAGAATGTGAGGAAGCCTTTCAGAACATAAAGAAGCATCTCAGTAGCCCTCCAATGTTGTCCAACCCAAAGGCAGGAGAAACTTTGATCCTATACTTGGCCGTCTCCGACTTTGTAATAAGTGCAGTATTAGTCCGAGAGGAGGATGGTGTCCAGCTCCCggtatattatgtgagtaaaaggCTAGCCGATGCCGAGACTCGATACACAAGCCTCGAAAAGCTAGCGTATGCTCTGATTCTGGCCTCCCGAAAACTCAGGCCCTATTTTCAGGCACATAAGATAGAAGTGCGAACCTCCTACCCCCTCAGACAAGTGATGCATAGACCAGAGTCTTCTGGTCGAATGTTGAAGTGGACGATTGAGCTCGGCCAATTTgaggtggattataagccaagGACTGCGATCAAAGGCCAAGCCCTGGCCGATTTTGTGCTAGAATTTCCCCCACATCAAGAAGTGGAGCCGGGAGCCCTAGTTGTTATACCTAGCACAGAAGAAGTCGGACTGGAGAGACAAAATAGTGCCCCATGGTGGAGCCTATATGTGGATGGTGCCTCTAACGGTGATGGAGCAGGGCCGGAATCGAGCTAATCAGCCCAGAGGCTCACAAAATCAGACATGCGACCCATCTGGCCTTTCATGTaaccaacaatgatgctgagtatgaggccCTGATCAACGGTCTCAAGCTAGCTTTGGAAATGAAGGTCGAGAATTTGAATGTGTTTAGTGACTCCATGATTGTGGTCTATCAGATAAATTGGGGGTATCAAGCTAAGGGGCCGAGAACAGAGCTTTACCTGAAGTGCGCACAGAGGATAATCGCAAGATTCAACGAGGTGAGGCTGGAACTAATCCCGCGTGGGCAGAATGAAGGCGCGGATGAGCTAGCTAAGCTCGGCTCACGCCGCGAGAGCACTTTGCTAGGGACCGTGCCCCTTGATATACAGAGGCAACCTAGTGTGCCCGAGCATGAGGTGGGCAGCCTCAGTAATGAGCTCGGCCCCACGTGGATGACATCTATTCTAGCATACATAAGAGAAGGTTCACTTCCGGACGAAAAGAACGAGGCAAGGAAGATAAAATACAAAGCAGCCCGCTATGTGATATACGACGAGATTCTATACAGAAGAGGGTTCAGTGTTCCTCTTCTCAAATGCATACATGGGGAGGAATGCAACTACATCCTAAGGGAAGTACACGAGGgcatttgtggcaatcactcggggggtagctctctagctcagaaaatcctccgtcaaggctactactggccaacgctgaaaaaagacgcctttgaattctcccgagcttgtgataagtgtcagcgatatgccaattattacaacaaccccgtggcctctctcacatccctcatgagcccctggcccttctccatgtggggaattgatctgattggggaactcccgaaggccaggggaggcgtcaagtatgcggtagttgcggtagactatttcactaagtgggcagaggcCGAGCCCCTAGCCACTATCACAGCGAGAAAGCTCAGGGAATTTATATACAGGGCTATTGTATGTCGCTATGGCATCCCTTACAAGCTGATATCTGacaatgggaaacaatttgatagcaaggagatgcgagagttttgtgagcagctggggattcagaagagctttagagcagtctgccacccccagagtaacgggcagacagaggctgttaataaaatcattaagcataccttaaaggcaaagcttgaagagaagaaaggagcATGGCCAGAAGAACTCGCCCAGGTCCTATGGTCTTACAACACTACACCTCGAACCACAACTGGAGAGACCCCTTTCTCTCTGGTGTATGGGTGTGCAGCTATGGTGCCCGTTGAAGTGGGAGCAGGATCTTTTTGAAGGGACAACTATGACTCAGAGGCAAACGAGGTCAATCATCGGCTCTATTTGGATATGATCGAAGAAACTCGAGAAGAGGCTCAGATCAGGATTGCGGCATATCAGCAGAGGACAGCTAGGCATTACAACAGTAAGGTTCGAGCCCGAACTTTCAAGGTGGGAGATTTAGTTCTGCGCCGGGTCATGCCAAATACCAAGGTGGTGAGTCACGGAGTCTTGGGAGCAAATTGGGAAGGCCCTTACAAGATAAAATCGGTGCTctgggagggaacctaccacctcaatgatatgcaagacaagttgatcccaagagcctggaacgcggaacaccttcgcaagtattatcagtaatattattcttttcagacttagtattatcttcaaatattcctaagtctcggggggtagtgccatataggtgcctccctgagaccacaagcatgtattcctttcacttcccattatctatgaataaacgattgatctctatttgtgcacttgatattttaacttctgttaatagattaaatacccagcaggggaccccatccttgggaacccatgcgaggacagaacagttgttttattaacatgttaaatcaagcTGGTCCCCGACCCGCTTGATGCCAAGAATATGAAACGAGCCGGGCCACGGCCCGCTTAGACAAATACGAACATATAGTAGATAAAAGATGTGGATAGAGATATAGGCCCATGATGCGAGCTCATACCCTGGCCCTCAAAACCATAAATGCGACCCAGGGGGCCCAGCCCTCCATCAGTCATACTCAAAGTCGCATGATGCGAGGAGAAGACACATGTGAGCTCCTAGTGCGAGCACACCTACAACACCTGCGAGTCGATGCGGGCTTGTTCCACTTGGCATTCTCTTTCAATGGTTGTTTGATTGAACAAATGACACGAGCTGAATAAATTAGGCTCACAGTGAAGGGGTAACGCTCGCCATAAGCGGCCAGAGTTATGATTACTTTTTGGTCAGTATAAGCAtggtaaaaaaaaaaaaaccaGCTAGCACCGTAAAAACAGACGCGGGCACAAAAAACTTAGACATTTTATACAAACAAAAGTTAAATAAGTTATGCCCCGAGGCAGAATATTTCAAATACAAGCGCGAGGTGAGAGGGGTGCCCGCTTACCCAGTCAAAAGTCTAGTTCTAATCAAAATTACATTAAGGGTTATCAGCCTCTGCTCCCTCACGATTTTCACCAGCGACCTGGGCCTTCTCGGCCGCGAGCCGAGcctcctcagcaatttgggcatccCTCTCCATCTACAGCTTCAACTTGTCAGCATGTCTCGCTGTGCTCGCACCCAGAGCCGCCCAATCGAAGTCAGGAACCTTCTTCATAAAGACTTTCATGAAATTCCTGGCCCCCAGGTTCCTAGCATCAACGAGGGCGGCCTCACGGCCCTCGGTCAGGGCAGAGACTGATCCCTCCAGCTCGAGCACCCTCTCCTCGAGGGCATCCTTCTCCTTCTTACATGCCTCAGCAGCCAGGTCATGAGCCTCCTTCTGCTC
This genomic window contains:
- the LOC141700186 gene encoding uncharacterized protein LOC141700186; the encoded protein is MKVENLNVFSDSMIVVYQINWGYQAKGPRTELYLKCAQRIIARFNEVRLELIPRGQNEGADELAKLGSRRESTLLGTVPLDIQRQPSVPEHEVGSLSNELGPTWMTSILAYIREGSLPDEKNEARKIKYKAARYVIYDEILYRRGFSVPLLKCIHGEECNYILRELWCPLKWEQDLFEGTTMTQRQTRSIIGSIWI